The following DNA comes from Halarsenatibacter silvermanii.
TAAAACAGGCTGCAGTTATTTATATGACCTGGATTTTCTGGAGCGTGATCAGGTAAGGGAAATGACGAAATCGTTAACTTCTATGTTTATTGATTATCTGGCTTATGAAGGAGAATTTGATTCCATACAGGAGTTTTTTGAAAACAATAAAAGAAATTATAAAGTGGTAAATTCTACAGATTATTTTGGGCTTGAAGATTTTAAAGAAACTCTAAAAACAGCTAAAGAAGACCTGGCTGAAGCAGGTTATACTGACGAAGAAATTCACTCAATCCTTGAAAATTATAGAAAAGGCAGAAGGTTAGGAAAAATCGAATCAATTGAGATGCTATTAAAAGGAAAATTCAATTCTGTGCCGGAAAAGTATAAAAAACAGCTGAGAAATAAGAGCCGGATTAAGCTGGACAGAATTATTAATATAATATTTGATATAGAAGATATTGAAGAACTTGAGGAGTACTTATAAATATTCTTCTGGAAGTACAGATGAATCTTTATAGTATCGATATTTATCTCAATATCAGCATAAGCTGACTTTACTCGATAAAAGCTGGCTTAGATCTGTGAATATAGATGATTGAGCCCAATAAAGCTGTAGCAGTACAATATAAAACAATAAGATGCATATTTTTGCTTACTTTTGGAGGAGTGATTTCATGGAATTAACATCTGATATGAAGAAAGTTATTAAGGATGTATTAAAAAAACATGGAATAACTAAAGCAGGGGTATATGGTTCATATGCTCGTGGGGAAGCAGCTGCCGGGGATAGTGATATTGATTTAATAGTGGAATTGTCGGAAAAAAACTTATTTGCTTTGGCCTCCTTAAAACGTGATTTAGAAGAAGAACTGGGGACAGAAGTCGACATAATAACTTATAATGGTTTGAAAAAGTTTGCCCGAAAAGAAGATTTTAAGGAAAGAGTTCTGGCAGAACAGGAGATATTGTTATGATTGGTGATAGAGATGCAGATGCTTTGGAGGACATTTTATATAGTATTGACCTGTTAAAAAAATATTCTGCCGGACTTTCGGAAGAGAAATTTTATAAAAATCAGGAAAAGCAGGATCTAATAGTTCATCGGCTTGAAATTATCGGAGAAGCCAGCAGTCGTATAAGTGATGAAATTAAAGATAAATATGATGATATACCCTGGGAAGATATGATCAATATGAGAAATATTCTAATACATCAGTATGATAATATTTTTCTTGATATAGTCTGGAAAACTTTAAAGGAAAAGATTCCTGAAGTTGAAGAAGAAATTCTTGGCATAAAAGAAGAAGAGGATTTTTAACAGACGGCTTTTATGGAGCAGAGCTGCCTGCGGTGGCTGCTGGATACCAATATAATAATTTCCGGTATAGTTTTGGCCGGGAAAGGAAAGTGAACTGCTGGAATTGGCGGTAGCTGGAGAATATAAAGCAATTATATGCGAATTTGTATTACAGGAAGCCAAAAGAGTAATAAGGGGTAAGTTTTCAGACATGGAAGATGACGCAGTGATGTCATTGGATTTGCTGTTAAGATCAGCAGAAAAATATCCTTTGCTTTCTAGCAAAGAGGTCAGCCGATAAGATAGAGGTTCTTCATGTAAATCTTTGGTAGAATTCCAGTAAAGGGC
Coding sequences within:
- a CDS encoding nucleotidyltransferase family protein, which gives rise to MELTSDMKKVIKDVLKKHGITKAGVYGSYARGEAAAGDSDIDLIVELSEKNLFALASLKRDLEEELGTEVDIITYNGLKKFARKEDFKERVLAEQEILL
- a CDS encoding HepT-like ribonuclease domain-containing protein encodes the protein MIGDRDADALEDILYSIDLLKKYSAGLSEEKFYKNQEKQDLIVHRLEIIGEASSRISDEIKDKYDDIPWEDMINMRNILIHQYDNIFLDIVWKTLKEKIPEVEEEILGIKEEEDF